GGTATAGTTGTCGATCAAATGAAAATGGAATATTTATATCGATTTTCAGATGATTTTTCTCCAAACGGTTTTAAAAGATTAATGAATGATGGATTTACTTTCCAAAACATGCATTACAACTATATGCCAACTTATACTGCTCCTGGACACGCTTCAATTTATACGGGTACAACGCCTGCTACTCACGGAATTGTTGGTAATGAGTGGTTCAGCAGGACTCTTGGAAAAGAAATGTACTGTACAGATGATGCCGGAGTTAAAACAGTAGGTGACGGTACGGCTGAAGAAGGAGCCATGTCTCCTAAAAATCTTCAAAGCACTACAATTACTGATGAAGTTAGAATGGCGACTAATTTTAACGGAAAAGTGATTGGAATGAGTTTAAAAGATCGGGGTGCTATATTACCGGCTGGACATTTTGCCAACTGGGCATTCTGGTACAGTAAGACGGGATCTTTTATTTCAAGTACTTTTTATGGCGAGAAATTACCAGAATGGGTTGCAGAGTTCAACAATGAAAAAAACTACTTAAAATACATTAATAAAGGTTGGGATTTGTATAAGCCCTCTTCAGTTTACAATGAAAGTCTCCCGGATAATAATCCGTATGAAGGAAAATTACACGGAAGTGCAGCACCTATTTTTCCCTACGATTTAAAATCTATGTATGAGAAAAATGATGCAGGTATTATTCGTGCTACTCCTTTTGGAAACGATTTGTTAGCTGATTTTGCTAAAAGAGCCATTGAGAAAGAAGGATTAGGAAAAGATAACATTACAGATTTCTTAACTGTTAGTTTTTCTTCTACAGATTATGTAGGTCATTTGCTTGGGCCAAGATCTATGGAGCTTCAGGATACTTATTTGAGATTAGACCAGACAATTGCTGACTTTTTGACTTATCTTGACAAAACGGTTGGTAAAGGTAATTATTTACTTTTCCTGACAGCCGATCACGCAGGAGCTGAAAATGTAATTTATTTAAAGGATCGTAAATATAATGTAGATAATTATCCTTCTAAAGAAGTTAAGAAAAGCCTGCAGGATTTTTCGACTAAGACTTTTGGTGTAGATTTAATTCAGAATTATTCGAACTTTAATGTTTTCTTCAATAAACAAATTATTAAAGAGAAAGGATTGGAACTTGCAAAAGTAAAACAAGCTTTTAAGGATTTTTTGATCACGCAGCCTCAAGTTAAAAGAGTTTATACAGAAGAAGATATTTTAGCAAACGCTGGAAATGATTATTCGTTAAATTTTGTAGCTAAAGGTTATGATGTTACTCAAAATGGTGATTTAGTTATTGTTGATAAACCAGGTGATATCGAATATACACCAACAGGAACTTCACACGGCACTATTTATACTTATGATACTCATGTTCCGGCTATTTTCTATGGATGGAATATTAAAAAAGGAGAGTCGTATGATAAGAAAGCAATTACTGAGATTGCTCCAACAATTGCTCAAAAGATTAAAGTTACTTTCCCAAATGGAACTGAAGCTAAAGTAATGACTGAAATTCTGGGTAATAAGAAATAAAGATTTTACTGTTTTAAAAACTGTCTTCGTGACAGTTTTTTTTAATAAAAAAGGCTTTTCTAAATGAAAAGCCTTTTTGTTTATAAAAGTACAGTAAGTACTATTTAAGTAACAGCACTATGCGTTTGCAGTTACTATTTCTTCGTTAAAAGGAAGATTCCAAGCTTCGGCTACTCCTTTGTAAAGGATTTTTCCGTTAGCAACATTTAATCCTTTTTTCAATTCTTCATTTTCTGCACAAGCTTTTTCCCATCCTTTGTTTGCTAATTGAACTGCATATGGTAAAGTTGCATTTGTTAAAGCTAAAGTAGAAGTGTAAGGAACAGCTCCAGGCATATTAGCCACACAATAGTGAACGATATCATCAATAATGAAAGTTGGGTTTTCGTGAGTTGTCGGGGTACAAGTTTCGATACATCCTCCCTGATCTACAGCTACGTCAACAACAACAGTTCCCGGACGCATTAGTTTAAGCATATCACGAGTAATTAAGTGAGGTGCTTTTGCTCCCGGAATTAAAACTGCTCCAACAATTAAGTCAGCATCTTTAATTGCTCTTGTAATGTTATAATGGTTAGACATTTCTGTGTTTACATTCGCAGGCATGATATCATCTAACTGGCGTAAGCGTGGTAAACTTAAGTCCATAATAGTTACCTGAGCCCCTAATCCGGCTGCCATTTTAGCGGCCTGAGTTCCTACAATTCCACCGCCTAATACTAAAACTTTTGCAGGTGGCACCCCCGGAACACCTCCTAAAAGAATTCCTCTTCCTTTTAATGGTTTTTCAAGGTATTTTGCTCCTTGTTGAATTGCCATACGACCAGCAACTTCTGACATTGGAATTAATAAAGGTAAACTTCTGTCTGTTTTTTCTACAGTTTCGTAAGCTAAACAAACCGCTCCTTTTTCTAACATTGCGTGTGTTAATTCTTCAGATGAAGCGAAGTGGAAGTAAGTAAATAACAATTGATCTTTTTTAATTAACGGGTATTCAGATGCAATTGGTTCTTTTACTTTGATAATCATTTCTGCAATAGCATAAACGTCCTCAATTGTTGGTAAAACTACGGCTCCGGCTTCAGCATATTCTTCATCTGCAAAACCGCTTCCTAATCCGGCAGCAGCCTGAACATAAACTGTATGTCCGTGTTTTTTCATTTCAGAAACACCGGCAGGAGTTAAAGCAACTCTGTTTTCATTATTTTTTATTTCTTTAGGAACTCCTATAATCATTTTGTTATATGTTTTTTGTGTTATTGAAATTTGTTTTTACAAATCTACAGCGAGAGAATAAATTATGGTTTAAGTAAGAATAAATAAGAAAATATTATTTTATTTTTTAATTTTACAGAAAATAATTCTTTTTAGAGCCATAATTTATTCCTCAAAAAGAAAAAATAACTAAAACTAACTAATTTTAATCAAACGTTTTCGTAATGGCTTTAGATGAAATTGACAAAAAAATCTTACGTCTTTTACAGGAAGACGCTCACTACACTTTAAAAGACATCGCAAACAAAATTAATTTGTCTTTGACACCTGTTCATGATCGGGTAAAACGTCTTGAAAAAGATGGAATTATAGAAAAGTATGTTACGCTTTTGGATAAGAAAAAACTAGGAAATAATCTAACCGTTTACTGCCAGGTTACGCTGACTAAACAGACGTATGATACCTCGGAAGGTTTTAATCAGTCGATTTTGAATTTGCCTGAAGTTGTAGAATGCAATTATGTTTCTGGAAATTTCGATTATATGCTTAAGATTATCATTCCGGATATGGAAAGTTATCATCATTTTCATCAGAAAAAATTATCTGTCCTGCCTGAGGTCTCTCTTATAAATACGGTGTTTGTAATTTCAGAAGTAA
This portion of the Flavobacterium gelatinilyticum genome encodes:
- a CDS encoding Lrp/AsnC family transcriptional regulator, which translates into the protein MALDEIDKKILRLLQEDAHYTLKDIANKINLSLTPVHDRVKRLEKDGIIEKYVTLLDKKKLGNNLTVYCQVTLTKQTYDTSEGFNQSILNLPEVVECNYVSGNFDYMLKIIIPDMESYHHFHQKKLSVLPEVSLINTVFVISEVKSTTVLPI
- the pafA gene encoding alkaline phosphatase PafA, which translates into the protein MRKNILLLALLVITSLRAQERPKLVVGIVVDQMKMEYLYRFSDDFSPNGFKRLMNDGFTFQNMHYNYMPTYTAPGHASIYTGTTPATHGIVGNEWFSRTLGKEMYCTDDAGVKTVGDGTAEEGAMSPKNLQSTTITDEVRMATNFNGKVIGMSLKDRGAILPAGHFANWAFWYSKTGSFISSTFYGEKLPEWVAEFNNEKNYLKYINKGWDLYKPSSVYNESLPDNNPYEGKLHGSAAPIFPYDLKSMYEKNDAGIIRATPFGNDLLADFAKRAIEKEGLGKDNITDFLTVSFSSTDYVGHLLGPRSMELQDTYLRLDQTIADFLTYLDKTVGKGNYLLFLTADHAGAENVIYLKDRKYNVDNYPSKEVKKSLQDFSTKTFGVDLIQNYSNFNVFFNKQIIKEKGLELAKVKQAFKDFLITQPQVKRVYTEEDILANAGNDYSLNFVAKGYDVTQNGDLVIVDKPGDIEYTPTGTSHGTIYTYDTHVPAIFYGWNIKKGESYDKKAITEIAPTIAQKIKVTFPNGTEAKVMTEILGNKK
- the ald gene encoding alanine dehydrogenase; its protein translation is MIIGVPKEIKNNENRVALTPAGVSEMKKHGHTVYVQAAAGLGSGFADEEYAEAGAVVLPTIEDVYAIAEMIIKVKEPIASEYPLIKKDQLLFTYFHFASSEELTHAMLEKGAVCLAYETVEKTDRSLPLLIPMSEVAGRMAIQQGAKYLEKPLKGRGILLGGVPGVPPAKVLVLGGGIVGTQAAKMAAGLGAQVTIMDLSLPRLRQLDDIMPANVNTEMSNHYNITRAIKDADLIVGAVLIPGAKAPHLITRDMLKLMRPGTVVVDVAVDQGGCIETCTPTTHENPTFIIDDIVHYCVANMPGAVPYTSTLALTNATLPYAVQLANKGWEKACAENEELKKGLNVANGKILYKGVAEAWNLPFNEEIVTANA